Proteins encoded within one genomic window of Hyphomicrobiales bacterium 4NK60-0047b:
- a CDS encoding hydrogenase small subunit yields METFYDVMRRQGITRRSFLKYCSLTAAALGLGPSFAPKIAHAMETKERIPVLWLHGLECTCCSESFIRSAHPLAKDVVLSMLSLDYDDTIMAAAGHEAEAIIEEIVTKYKGKYLLAVEGNPPLNEDGMYCIIGGKPFTDQLTYASQHAKAIISWGSCASWGCVQAARPNPTRATPVHKVPGIGNKPIIKVPGCPPIAEVMTAVVTYILTFERFPELDRQGRPKMFYSQRIHDKCYRRPHFDAGQFVEKWDDEGAKKGYCLYKMGCKGPTTYNACSTVRWNGGLSFPIQAGHGCIGCSEDGFWDKGGFYDRLTDIHQFGIEANADEIGVGAATVVGAAAAAHAAVSAVKQARTKGDND; encoded by the coding sequence ATGGAAACCTTTTATGACGTTATGCGACGTCAAGGGATTACCCGCCGGAGCTTTTTGAAATATTGCAGCCTTACTGCTGCCGCGCTCGGGCTTGGTCCATCATTCGCACCAAAAATTGCTCATGCTATGGAAACCAAGGAACGTATTCCGGTGCTTTGGTTGCATGGACTTGAATGCACATGTTGTTCTGAAAGTTTTATTCGCTCAGCTCACCCGCTTGCTAAAGACGTGGTGCTTTCTATGCTCTCACTTGACTATGATGACACCATCATGGCGGCAGCTGGACATGAAGCTGAAGCGATTATCGAAGAGATTGTTACGAAATATAAAGGCAAGTATTTGCTTGCTGTTGAAGGTAACCCGCCGCTTAACGAAGATGGTATGTATTGTATCATTGGTGGTAAGCCATTTACTGATCAGCTTACTTACGCATCTCAGCATGCTAAAGCGATCATCTCCTGGGGCTCTTGTGCTTCATGGGGCTGTGTGCAAGCGGCACGTCCAAATCCAACACGTGCGACGCCTGTTCATAAAGTGCCTGGTATTGGCAACAAGCCAATTATCAAGGTGCCTGGTTGTCCTCCGATTGCGGAAGTTATGACCGCTGTTGTGACTTATATCCTAACCTTTGAGCGTTTTCCAGAACTTGACCGTCAAGGCCGTCCGAAAATGTTCTATTCACAGCGTATTCACGACAAATGCTATCGCCGTCCTCACTTTGACGCAGGTCAATTCGTTGAGAAATGGGACGATGAAGGCGCGAAAAAAGGCTACTGCCTTTATAAAATGGGCTGTAAAGGGCCGACGACTTACAATGCGTGTTCAACTGTTCGCTGGAACGGTGGTCTCTCATTCCCAATTCAAGCTGGTCATGGTTGCATTGGCTGTTCGGAAGATGGGTTCTGGGATAAGGGTGGTTTCTATGATCGTCTCACTGATATTCACCAATTTGGCATCGAAGCAAACGCTGATGAGATTGGCGTTGGTGCTGCCACGGTTGTTGGTGCCGCCGCTGCCGCTCATGCGGCCGTTAGCGCCGTGAAACAGGCGCGTACTAAAGGAGATAACGACTAA
- a CDS encoding MBL fold metallo-hydrolase has product MSNTQPKIPFHLEMEFTYGEPREIWTGVRRVVANNQGPLTHNGTNTYIVGKNEVALIDPGPEDSTHVSALLEAIKGEKLTHILLTHTHKDHSGALKELKERTGAAVFAHAPVLDNRGARRKADTPLDNGFVDLGFRPDTVVKDGDVIEGESWALKAIHTPGHAPDHLCFEDQREPILFSGDHIMAWNTSVVIPPEGKMSDYLASLKKLLKKDYERFLPGHGGQARSPERLVKAFLMHRKWRETAIHDHIKDGKNTIDQLVPLLYPNAKPEVLPAAALSVLAHAEHLCEQGLVSSNTTPALNSSFEAIS; this is encoded by the coding sequence ATGAGCAATACCCAACCCAAAATCCCATTTCATCTTGAGATGGAATTCACATATGGTGAACCACGTGAAATTTGGACTGGTGTGAGGCGTGTTGTTGCAAACAATCAAGGCCCACTAACGCACAATGGCACCAACACTTACATAGTTGGCAAAAATGAAGTCGCGTTGATTGACCCTGGCCCAGAAGATAGCACCCATGTCTCTGCACTTCTTGAAGCCATCAAAGGAGAAAAGCTCACACACATTCTCCTAACGCATACTCATAAAGATCATTCCGGGGCATTAAAGGAATTAAAAGAACGAACAGGCGCAGCAGTCTTTGCCCATGCCCCAGTCCTTGATAACCGCGGCGCAAGACGCAAAGCAGATACTCCCCTTGATAATGGCTTTGTAGATTTAGGTTTTCGCCCCGACACTGTAGTGAAAGATGGAGACGTGATTGAAGGAGAAAGCTGGGCGCTAAAAGCAATACATACACCAGGGCATGCTCCAGACCATCTTTGTTTTGAAGATCAAAGAGAGCCTATTCTCTTTAGTGGTGATCATATCATGGCGTGGAATACCAGTGTGGTAATACCTCCAGAGGGAAAAATGTCTGATTATTTAGCCTCGTTGAAAAAGCTTTTAAAGAAAGACTATGAACGATTTTTACCCGGTCATGGCGGGCAAGCTCGCTCACCAGAGCGTTTGGTGAAAGCTTTCTTAATGCACAGGAAATGGCGAGAGACAGCTATCCACGATCATATTAAAGATGGGAAAAACACAATAGATCAGTTGGTGCCTCTTCTATATCCAAACGCAAAACCAGAAGTCTTGCCAGCCGCCGCCCTATCCGTTTTAGCGCATGCAGAGCACCTCTGTGAACAAGGCTTGGTGAGTTCAAACACAACCCCAGCCTTGAACTCCTCCTTCGAGGCAATCTCTTAG
- a CDS encoding DUF1499 domain-containing protein, with translation MKHRQTFRKSRLAEWGFKLSVFSAHIIVFTVLLHRYAGQSTAVSLNLLQIGFIGGFFAFILSVMAVFQIWNKLLSGFGKSVAGVVISLLVLIWPLSLLPVYFVTPQIYDVSTSLVSPPEFNALTKFREFGSNPVNFIEREPFDQDVVSLRILSPGQDAFDLARQLVLKRKWEVISLKPAGKNSSEATIEAVDRSVILAAPDDIVIRIRSKRGQSILDMRSAARYGSYDLGRNQKRIQDFLDDYINQSDKAKRVEEGEPLFLPTRKNTRE, from the coding sequence ATGAAACATAGGCAGACATTTCGAAAATCCCGCTTGGCTGAATGGGGCTTTAAGCTTAGCGTTTTTAGTGCGCATATCATTGTTTTCACTGTGCTTTTACATCGCTATGCCGGTCAATCAACTGCTGTATCGTTAAACTTATTGCAAATTGGGTTTATTGGCGGTTTCTTTGCTTTTATTCTCTCTGTAATGGCTGTTTTTCAGATTTGGAATAAATTATTATCGGGATTTGGAAAATCTGTTGCCGGTGTTGTAATTAGCCTTCTGGTGCTTATTTGGCCTCTTTCCCTGTTGCCGGTTTATTTTGTGACGCCACAAATTTATGATGTTTCGACCAGTCTTGTTTCACCGCCTGAATTTAATGCGCTTACTAAATTTCGTGAGTTTGGCAGCAACCCCGTAAACTTTATTGAACGAGAACCCTTTGATCAAGATGTTGTCAGCCTTAGAATTTTATCTCCTGGCCAGGACGCCTTTGATTTGGCGCGGCAATTAGTTTTAAAGCGCAAATGGGAAGTGATTTCTTTAAAACCGGCTGGCAAAAATTCGTCGGAAGCGACCATCGAAGCTGTTGATCGTTCTGTTATTTTGGCGGCACCAGATGATATTGTGATCCGCATCCGCTCTAAGCGTGGGCAGAGTATTTTGGATATGCGGTCTGCTGCGCGCTATGGATCTTATGATTTAGGGCGCAATCAAAAGCGAATTCAAGATTTCCTTGATGACTATATTAACCAAAGTGATAAAGCCAAACGTGTTGAAGAGGGTGAGCCATTATTTTTACCGACACGTAAGAACACACGAGAATAG
- the pdxH gene encoding pyridoxamine 5'-phosphate oxidase: MTKETYDAAAQAEKEADFLKENEPYDLFAKWLQDAEDKELNDPNAMALATVDETGLPNVRMVLLKGYDKDGFVFYTNLESAKGNEIASSPKAALCFHWKSLRRQIRVRGTLSPVSSDEADEYYQARAKGSQIGAWASQQSRPLEGRFALEKAVAKYTAKHAIGTIPRPDYWSGFRLAPLEIEFWHDRPFRLHDRLQFKRESVDLPFEKSQLYP, from the coding sequence ATGACAAAAGAAACATATGATGCCGCGGCTCAAGCAGAGAAAGAAGCTGATTTTTTGAAAGAGAATGAGCCTTATGATTTGTTTGCGAAATGGCTGCAAGATGCTGAAGACAAAGAGCTGAACGACCCAAACGCTATGGCACTTGCGACTGTCGATGAAACGGGCTTGCCCAATGTTCGGATGGTGCTACTTAAAGGGTATGACAAAGACGGCTTTGTATTTTACACAAACCTTGAGAGTGCAAAAGGAAATGAGATTGCTTCTTCACCCAAGGCGGCGCTTTGTTTTCACTGGAAAAGCTTACGGCGGCAAATACGGGTAAGAGGGACTCTATCTCCTGTTTCATCTGATGAGGCTGATGAGTATTATCAAGCCCGTGCTAAGGGGAGCCAAATTGGCGCCTGGGCCTCACAACAATCTCGCCCGTTAGAGGGGCGTTTTGCCCTGGAAAAAGCCGTTGCTAAATATACTGCGAAACATGCGATTGGCACGATACCACGGCCTGATTATTGGTCTGGCTTTCGTTTAGCCCCACTAGAGATTGAATTTTGGCACGATCGTCCGTTTCGATTGCATGATCGCTTGCAATTTAAGCGGGAAAGTGTTGATTTGCCTTTTGAAAAGTCACAACTTTACCCTTAA
- a CDS encoding ABC transporter ATP-binding protein gives MTKDNTYETSRSLIEVKNLSVAFRSGDQDTTVVHGVNFDIKRGETVALVGESGSGKSVSALSIMRLLPGSASHPSGEIIYDGKDILKMDEADVRALRGDQISIIFQEPMTSLNPLHSIERQVGEVLRIHRNMEGEPLRNRVIELLKKVGIQNAEARLKAYPHELSGGQRQRVMIAMALACEPDLLIADEPTTALDVTIQAQILSLLQELQQEFNMALLLITHDLGIVRKMADRIFVMNQGKIVEQGNCEDIFQNASHEYTKHLLSAEPSGEPPVEDLSAPVIMETTDLKVWFPIKAGVLRKTIDHVKAVNGVSLQVREGQTVGVVGESGSGKTTLGLALMRLISSDGPVVYMGQTLSGLSSKELRPYRRDLQIVFQDPYGSLSPRLSIVDIIGEGLEIQSPELNVDERRARVASAMVEVGLSEDMLDRYPHEFSGGQRQRIAIARAMVLEPKFVMLDEPTSALDMSVQAQIVDLLRELQAKRKLAFLFISHDLKVVRALSNHVLVMKNGQIVEEGSGQQIFEEPKEDYTKALLASAFDVSVEHQASLED, from the coding sequence ATGACCAAAGATAATACTTATGAGACGTCTCGAAGCTTGATTGAAGTCAAGAACCTCTCAGTAGCATTTCGCTCTGGTGACCAAGATACAACTGTTGTGCACGGTGTTAATTTTGATATTAAACGCGGTGAAACAGTAGCGCTTGTTGGCGAATCCGGTTCTGGTAAATCCGTCTCAGCTCTCTCTATTATGAGGCTTCTTCCCGGCTCGGCCTCGCATCCGAGCGGTGAAATTATTTATGATGGCAAAGACATCTTAAAGATGGATGAAGCTGATGTCAGGGCACTTAGAGGTGATCAGATTTCGATTATCTTTCAAGAACCAATGACATCTTTAAATCCTTTGCATTCAATTGAACGGCAAGTGGGAGAAGTGCTGAGAATTCATAGAAATATGGAAGGTGAGCCACTTCGTAACCGTGTCATTGAGCTCTTGAAAAAAGTGGGCATTCAAAATGCTGAAGCTCGTTTAAAGGCTTACCCGCATGAGCTCTCTGGTGGGCAACGCCAGCGCGTTATGATTGCCATGGCTCTTGCTTGCGAGCCTGACTTACTGATTGCAGATGAGCCAACGACTGCCCTTGATGTGACCATTCAGGCGCAAATCCTTTCGCTTTTACAAGAGCTGCAACAAGAGTTTAACATGGCCTTATTGCTTATCACTCATGATCTTGGGATTGTTCGTAAAATGGCAGACCGAATTTTTGTTATGAACCAGGGTAAGATTGTTGAGCAGGGGAATTGTGAAGATATTTTCCAAAATGCGAGCCATGAATACACGAAGCATTTGCTCTCAGCTGAACCTTCTGGTGAGCCGCCAGTAGAGGATTTGTCAGCACCTGTGATCATGGAGACCACGGATCTTAAAGTCTGGTTCCCGATTAAAGCTGGTGTTTTGCGCAAAACAATAGATCATGTAAAAGCTGTGAACGGCGTTTCCTTGCAAGTACGTGAGGGGCAAACCGTGGGTGTGGTTGGTGAAAGTGGGTCTGGCAAAACCACACTTGGGTTAGCGCTCATGCGGCTGATTTCATCTGACGGGCCGGTTGTCTATATGGGGCAAACTCTTTCAGGACTTTCATCAAAAGAATTACGTCCTTACCGGCGTGATTTGCAAATCGTCTTTCAAGATCCTTATGGCTCTTTAAGCCCGCGGCTTTCAATTGTTGATATTATTGGTGAAGGGTTAGAAATTCAAAGCCCTGAACTTAACGTTGATGAACGACGGGCCAGAGTTGCCAGCGCGATGGTAGAAGTGGGCTTGTCTGAAGATATGCTTGATCGTTACCCGCATGAATTTTCTGGTGGGCAACGCCAGCGCATTGCCATTGCACGCGCCATGGTATTAGAGCCTAAATTTGTGATGCTGGATGAGCCCACCAGTGCGCTTGATATGTCTGTTCAAGCTCAGATTGTTGATTTGCTCCGTGAGTTGCAAGCAAAGCGCAAACTTGCATTTTTGTTCATTAGCCATGATTTAAAAGTTGTGCGCGCCCTCTCGAACCATGTATTGGTTATGAAAAATGGACAAATTGTTGAAGAAGGTTCCGGGCAGCAGATTTTTGAAGAGCCTAAGGAAGATTATACAAAAGCACTCCTTGCCTCTGCATTTGATGTCTCTGTTGAACACCAAGCTAGTCTCGAAGACTAA
- a CDS encoding ABC transporter permease has translation MVQYKGSYYFPVVKFYPETVFGGEFETEAIYRRHDVACLIRTGGNEDCYDDPTIKATEGQSPGWTLWPLVRYSYSTVNDYIPTAAPSAPWWTFERTNLCKVYEGGVNSPHCTMGNFHWLGTDDNGRDVLARVLYGFRISVLFGLILTIFSSIIGVSAGAVQGYFGGWVDLIFQRFIELWSSIPQLFVLLIVAAILIPGFWTLLGIMLIFSWVALVGVVRAEFLRARNLEYVKAARSLGLSDVKIMYRHLLPNAMVATVTMMPFILSGALTTLTSLDFLGLGLPPGDPSLGELLKQGKENIEAPWLTITAFFVIALMLSLLIFIGEAVRDAFDPRKTFK, from the coding sequence ATGGTTCAGTACAAAGGTTCTTATTATTTTCCAGTGGTTAAATTTTACCCCGAGACTGTTTTTGGCGGCGAGTTTGAAACTGAGGCAATTTATCGCCGACATGATGTGGCTTGTCTTATTCGAACGGGTGGCAATGAAGATTGTTATGATGACCCGACGATAAAAGCAACTGAAGGGCAAAGTCCCGGATGGACACTTTGGCCTCTTGTTCGATATTCTTATTCGACAGTAAATGATTACATTCCAACTGCGGCCCCCTCTGCCCCTTGGTGGACTTTTGAGCGGACCAATTTGTGTAAAGTTTATGAGGGCGGTGTGAATAGTCCCCATTGTACTATGGGTAATTTTCACTGGCTTGGCACAGATGACAATGGCCGCGATGTATTAGCACGTGTCCTATATGGTTTTCGAATTTCGGTGCTCTTTGGTTTAATACTCACTATTTTCTCTTCGATCATTGGCGTGTCTGCTGGTGCGGTCCAAGGGTATTTTGGGGGCTGGGTTGATTTGATTTTTCAACGTTTTATTGAGCTTTGGTCTTCCATTCCGCAATTGTTTGTTTTGCTGATTGTAGCGGCGATATTAATCCCCGGGTTTTGGACGCTGCTTGGTATTATGCTCATCTTTAGCTGGGTGGCATTAGTCGGGGTTGTCCGCGCTGAATTTTTGCGGGCACGAAACCTTGAATATGTAAAAGCGGCGCGGTCTCTGGGCTTAAGCGATGTTAAAATTATGTATCGTCATCTTTTACCGAATGCGATGGTCGCTACGGTTACAATGATGCCTTTCATTCTTTCTGGCGCTTTAACGACGCTAACGTCTCTAGATTTTCTGGGGCTCGGTTTACCGCCAGGAGACCCGTCTCTTGGTGAGTTGTTGAAGCAGGGTAAGGAAAACATTGAAGCGCCCTGGCTCACTATCACAGCCTTTTTTGTGATTGCTCTCATGTTGAGCTTGTTGATTTTCATTGGTGAGGCGGTGCGCGATGCGTTCGATCCTCGTAAGACATTTAAATAA
- a CDS encoding microcin C ABC transporter permease YejB, which produces MTAYIIRRLLLIFPTLLGIMAITFVIIQFAPGGPVEQVIAQLSGTDVDASTRVGGGNSGDFGGANPASQAGDASQASSKYRGAQGLDPEFIKEIEKQFGFDKPPLERFMLMLWNYARFDFGNSYFQDKAVVDLIIEKMPVSISLGLWITLLSYGISIPLGIRKAVSDGSKFDLWTSGVIVVGYAIPGFLLAVLLIVLFASDNFLNIFPLRGLTSDNFEELSWYEKIGDYFWHLALPLIAMSVSAFATTTFLTKNSFLDEIKKQYVMTARAKGLPERSVLYGHVFRNAMLIIIAGFPAAILSVLFTGSILIETIFSLDGLGQLSFRAIFQRDYPIIFANLYIFSLLGLFVNLISDIIYSLVDPRIDFESREV; this is translated from the coding sequence ATGACCGCCTATATTATCAGACGGCTATTGCTCATTTTTCCAACACTTCTTGGGATTATGGCGATTACATTTGTGATTATTCAATTTGCTCCTGGTGGCCCTGTTGAGCAGGTCATTGCGCAACTCTCTGGCACTGATGTTGACGCGTCGACCAGAGTTGGTGGTGGCAATAGTGGTGACTTTGGTGGCGCCAACCCAGCGTCGCAAGCCGGTGATGCCTCGCAAGCCAGCTCAAAATACCGCGGTGCTCAGGGACTTGATCCTGAATTTATCAAAGAAATTGAGAAACAATTTGGTTTTGATAAACCACCACTTGAGCGCTTTATGTTGATGCTTTGGAATTATGCGCGCTTTGATTTTGGCAATAGCTATTTTCAAGACAAAGCTGTGGTTGATTTGATCATTGAAAAAATGCCGGTTTCTATCTCACTCGGTCTTTGGATTACATTGCTTTCTTATGGCATCTCCATTCCGCTTGGTATTAGAAAGGCTGTGAGTGATGGATCAAAGTTTGATTTATGGACCAGTGGTGTGATTGTGGTTGGTTATGCGATCCCCGGGTTTTTGCTTGCTGTATTGCTCATCGTTCTTTTTGCCAGTGATAATTTCTTAAATATCTTCCCGCTGCGGGGCTTAACTTCAGATAATTTTGAAGAGCTTAGTTGGTATGAGAAAATTGGCGACTATTTCTGGCATTTGGCATTGCCACTTATTGCTATGTCCGTTTCAGCGTTTGCTACAACAACCTTCCTGACCAAGAATTCGTTTCTCGACGAAATTAAGAAGCAGTATGTCATGACAGCACGGGCTAAAGGATTGCCTGAGCGCAGTGTGCTTTATGGCCATGTGTTTCGTAATGCCATGCTCATTATTATTGCTGGTTTTCCTGCCGCCATTTTAAGCGTCTTGTTTACAGGCTCAATTTTAATCGAGACGATCTTTTCGCTTGATGGGCTTGGGCAGCTTTCTTTCAGGGCTATTTTCCAACGGGATTACCCCATAATATTTGCTAACCTCTATATCTTTTCTCTTCTCGGACTGTTTGTGAATTTGATCTCTGATATTATTTATTCACTCGTTGATCCGAGGATCGACTTTGAAAGTCGGGAGGTATAA
- a CDS encoding extracellular solute-binding protein, producing the protein MANIIINKSFTVHRAYALFFRPVLLMVALLLPTVVFYAQPVLADQKTVEMSEEQTSQRTHGLSTFGSLKYKPDFKHLEYTNPDAPKGGKIALIGTEARVTFDSFNLFIRKGDRAQGLEYIYDSLMARAYDEPDAVYGLIARSAEIHNDKKGVTFYLRPEAKFADGVRVKASDVVFTIQTLKSKAHPRYRVNLRDVDTVEAIDDKTVRFRFRGSQTRDLAQRVAELPIIPEHFYKTVPFKKAGLDLPLGSGPYRVGKFEQGRYVRLMRRDDYWAKDLPINKGRFNFDELRYEYFKDRGAEFEALKAGVFDLREEFTSKDWATKYKFDAIKKGKVIADTLKDDTPSGTQGFFINTRREKFKDIRVREAIGLAFDFEWTNKNLFYNLYTRTSSYFENSEFKATGKPSASELALLAPFSDKLNKSVFEEAKLSPKTNGTGQDRKNLRRASRLLKAAGYTMKKGVRANKAGEPLTIEFLTFSPSFSRIILPIIRNLKTLGIESTLRLVDPAQYQERLKNFDFDLTGSRFSMRLTPGVELRNFFGSKAAKQAASFNLAGINHPVVDHLIDKISSSSTREELVTACRALDRVLRSEFYWMPHWYKDSHNVAYWNKFSRPLKKPLYHRGIIDLWWFDKEKAAILKSK; encoded by the coding sequence ATGGCGAACATCATAATCAATAAATCATTTACAGTTCATAGAGCTTACGCTCTATTTTTTAGACCTGTTTTGTTAATGGTTGCTCTTTTGTTACCAACGGTTGTTTTCTATGCCCAGCCTGTGCTTGCTGATCAAAAAACAGTTGAGATGAGTGAGGAGCAAACCTCACAGAGAACTCACGGCCTTTCTACTTTTGGTTCTTTAAAGTATAAGCCTGATTTTAAACATCTTGAGTATACCAACCCTGATGCGCCCAAGGGCGGCAAGATTGCTCTCATTGGAACTGAAGCGCGTGTGACATTTGATAGTTTCAATCTTTTTATCCGCAAAGGGGACAGAGCTCAGGGGCTTGAATATATTTATGATAGCTTGATGGCACGGGCCTATGATGAACCTGATGCGGTTTATGGTCTCATTGCTCGCTCTGCAGAAATTCATAATGACAAAAAAGGCGTTACCTTTTATTTGAGGCCAGAGGCGAAATTTGCTGATGGTGTGCGGGTGAAAGCGTCTGATGTTGTGTTTACCATTCAAACGCTTAAATCAAAGGCGCATCCTCGTTATCGTGTCAATCTAAGGGATGTGGACACGGTTGAAGCTATTGATGACAAAACCGTGCGCTTTCGCTTTAGGGGCAGCCAAACACGTGACCTCGCGCAACGGGTTGCTGAGCTTCCTATCATCCCTGAGCATTTTTATAAAACAGTGCCATTTAAAAAGGCTGGCCTTGATTTACCCCTTGGCTCTGGTCCTTACAGGGTTGGTAAATTCGAGCAAGGGCGATATGTACGCTTGATGCGACGAGATGATTATTGGGCAAAAGACCTTCCAATAAACAAGGGGCGGTTCAATTTTGATGAACTTCGTTATGAATATTTCAAAGATCGCGGCGCCGAATTTGAAGCTTTAAAGGCTGGTGTTTTTGACCTTCGAGAAGAGTTCACGTCTAAAGATTGGGCGACCAAATATAAGTTTGACGCCATTAAAAAAGGCAAGGTCATTGCTGACACTTTAAAAGATGATACGCCATCAGGGACGCAAGGCTTTTTCATCAATACACGGCGTGAGAAATTCAAAGACATACGTGTGCGTGAGGCCATTGGTTTGGCATTTGATTTTGAGTGGACCAACAAGAACTTATTTTACAATCTTTATACTAGAACCAGCAGTTATTTTGAAAACTCTGAGTTTAAAGCAACAGGCAAACCTAGTGCCAGCGAGCTTGCTCTTTTAGCGCCCTTTAGCGACAAACTTAACAAAAGCGTTTTTGAAGAAGCCAAACTATCTCCCAAAACTAACGGAACTGGCCAAGATCGCAAGAACCTGCGCAGGGCTTCTCGGCTTTTAAAAGCTGCTGGCTATACAATGAAAAAAGGTGTGAGGGCAAACAAGGCTGGAGAGCCTTTAACGATTGAGTTTTTAACTTTCAGCCCTTCTTTTTCACGGATAATCCTCCCCATCATTCGTAATTTAAAAACTTTAGGTATAGAATCAACTTTACGGCTTGTTGACCCAGCACAATATCAAGAACGGTTGAAGAATTTTGACTTTGACCTTACGGGATCTCGCTTTTCCATGCGCTTGACCCCAGGGGTTGAGCTTCGAAACTTTTTTGGCTCAAAGGCGGCTAAGCAGGCTGCAAGTTTTAATCTGGCTGGTATAAACCACCCGGTGGTTGACCATTTGATTGATAAAATATCATCTTCATCAACTAGAGAAGAATTAGTTACTGCCTGCCGGGCACTCGATAGAGTGTTGCGATCTGAATTTTATTGGATGCCTCATTGGTATAAAGATTCGCATAATGTGGCATATTGGAATAAATTCTCTCGGCCTCTAAAAAAACCTCTCTATCATAGGGGAATTATTGATCTATGGTGGTTTGATAAAGAAAAGGCCGCAATACTTAAATCTAAGTAG